The genomic stretch AGCCCGAGCCCGCGGCGTTTTCCCATGTTTTCACGAGTTCATAGGCGTCGTCGGCGGCACGATGATGGGGTTGGTAGATAACGGTTCGCACGCCTTTCATCACCGGAGGTTTCTTGCGTTGGGTCAGAAAAATGATGTCGTGATCGTTGGTGTCGGCCAGCCATTGCACAAATTCGCGATATTGGCCGGGCATGTTCTGGTGCACAAAAAGAAGTTTCATTGAAATACCTTGGGACTGATCGGCCAAGTCTAGCGTAGGTCTAGGTGGTCCACAATAAATGGGTTCCGCGTATTTCCTGACCCGGGCTCAGGCCGAAATTGGCCCGGTAGCATTTCGAGAAATGGGACAGAGATTGGAACCCGCAGGCCACACAAATGTCGGTCACGCTCATCGCGGTTTGCCGCAAAAGGCCGCGCGCCTTTTCCAGTCGCAGGCTGAGATAGTGACGCTTGGGCGACACGGCGAGGTATCTGGCAAAAAGACGTTCCATCTGGCGGGTGGACAGCCCGACCAGATCGGCAATTTCATCGGGGCGCAGCGGGTCTTCCAGGTTGTTGGCCATCGCCTGTAGCGCCAGTGCCAGTTTCGGATTGCGCGCCTCGACAGGGCCGCCTGCCGACATCCGTTGCGCATGTTCCTTTTGGCGCGGGTGGGTGTACACCATCTGGTCGGCCACCCATGTTGCCAGATCCTGCCCGTTTTCGTCACGGATGCGGGCCAGCATCATGTCCATGGACGCGGCGCCGCCCGCTGTGGTGAACACCCGCCCGTCAATGGTGAACAGTCCCTTTTCGACAATCACATCCGGCAGCAGTTCGCTCAGCGCATCGCGGTATTGCCAGTGTGTAACCACCCGTTTGCCTGCCAGCAAACCGGCCAGCGCCAACGTATAGGCCCCTGACGATAACGCGCCAAAATCAATGCCGCGCCGGGTTTCGCGACGCAGCCAGTTCAGGATGGGTTTGGTGCTGCCGGCGCCCGCCTTGTCACCGGCGCAAACCACAAGCGTGTCGTCGCGCCGCAGCTCGGTGAGGGGGCCGTCGACGACAGTGGTGATGCCGTTATAGGCCGCCACGGGGGCGCCATCTTCGCTCAGCACGGTCCAGCTGTAATAGGTCTGATCCGAAGGGTGCAGGTTGGCAAGGCTCAGCGCTTCGAGCGCGCAGGCAAAGCCCAACTGGCTGTATCCGGGGATCAACAGGAACACATAGCGACGCGGAACAATTTTCATGAACGCAGGCTAGCGTGCGCTGTTTCGCGCTGGCTGTTCTGAAAACGACCTGCGGTTCAGCTTGCGGCCAATGCGGCGTCCATCAGGCTGCGGATCTTGCGCGCTTCGGGAGCGTTCACCAGACGGGCAACTTCGGTGCCGTTTTTCATCACCAACAGGGTCGACCGGCGCGCGACTTTCAGCCGTTCGGCCATGCGCGAGCGGCCATAGGTGTCCCAGTTCACGTCGATGAATTGCAAGCTGCCGTATTTGGGGTTTTCAGAAATGGCCTGGGCGATCAGCTCTTGTTTGATCTGGCAGGTCAGCGACCAGTTGGTGCGAAAGTTCAGGATCACGACCTGATCGGTCACGCGCACTTCATCCCAAAGCGCGGGCGAGAATGTGCGGACCTGAAAGGCAGAGGCCATATGGGGCAGGACGAGGGCGGCAGCGGTGGCGGTTAAAAAAGCGCGGCGGTTCATCAAAGGCTCCGTTTGAAATACAGGCCCAGTCTAACGGGTGTCGCGCGCGGGTCTCAATGGTTTGCGCGGCGCAGGGGTCAGGTTTTTGCGGCGCGTGACAGTTGTACCGCAAGGATGCCCAACCCGATGATCGCGACGCCCAGAATGTCATGCGCGCCCAGTTTCTCGCCCAGCAAAGCGGCCGCGATGGCCACGCCAAAGAACGGATTGAGAAAGTGGAAGGTCGCAGCCTTGACCGCGCCGATGCGCTGGACCAGCGCAAACCAGATGTAAGTGGCCAGCAGGCCGGGGGCCAGCATGGTGTAAACAAAGGCGACAACCAGTTCCGGTGTCAGGGTCACACGCACGGTTTCGGTCAGCGCCGAAGCAACGGCCAGAAACGCGGCGCCCACGAACATTTGCAGCCCGACGACCATCATCAGATTGCCGCCCGACGATGCCCCGCGCATCGACAGCGTGGCCACGGTCAGCGAACCGGCTCCGATCAGGCACAGGGCCACACCGCGCATGTCCACGCCTGCATCCATCCGCGCCGACATGATGATGATGACGCCGACAATCCCCATCAGCAGCCCGATCATGCCGGCCAACGGCAACCGGTCGCGAAACACGATCCAGCCCGCTGCGGCCACCATCAGCGGCATGGTCGAGGCGATGATCGACGCCAGCGAGGCTTGTACGGTCTGCATCGCGAAAAAGTTCAGGCCCAGATAGATGGCGTTCTGGCACAGTCCAAACACAAAGGTTGCCCGCCATTGGTCGCGCGTCAGGTTCCAGCTTTGGCCCATCATACGCGCAAGGGCGACGCCGATCATGCCGGTCAGAAAGAACCGCAATGACAACGAGGCCAGCGGCGATGCATCGGCCACGATGATCCGTGCCGAGGTAAAGGCCGACGACCAGATCAGGGCAAAGATGACGCCCATAAAGATTGCTTTGATGTCCATGTCGGTAGGGCGTCCTGAGGTTGCCGGATCTGGCGACCTTTTCGCAATTGGTGCCAAGGGGCAAGGTGCTGGCAGGATAATGCAGCCGGATCGGCCGCGCGCAGGGCGTCATCCCGAAACAACAAAGGGCCGCCCCAGGGCGACCCTTTGCATAACTCAAGTCACAGACAAGGTTAGCCGTTCACGCTGTCTTTCAGCGCTTTGGCGATTGTCATTTTGACAACCTTGTCGGCTTCTTTCTTGAACTGCTCGCCGGTGGCAGGGTTGCGCACCATGCGCTCGGGGCGCTCGCGGCAATAGATTTTGCCAACGCCGGGCAGGGTAACGGCACCGCCGCCGGACACTTCACGAGTGATCAGCGCGCAAACTGCATCCAGCGCTGCGCCTGCGG from Pseudosulfitobacter sp. DSM 107133 encodes the following:
- a CDS encoding GlxA family transcriptional regulator, which gives rise to MKIVPRRYVFLLIPGYSQLGFACALEALSLANLHPSDQTYYSWTVLSEDGAPVAAYNGITTVVDGPLTELRRDDTLVVCAGDKAGAGSTKPILNWLRRETRRGIDFGALSSGAYTLALAGLLAGKRVVTHWQYRDALSELLPDVIVEKGLFTIDGRVFTTAGGAASMDMMLARIRDENGQDLATWVADQMVYTHPRQKEHAQRMSAGGPVEARNPKLALALQAMANNLEDPLRPDEIADLVGLSTRQMERLFARYLAVSPKRHYLSLRLEKARGLLRQTAMSVTDICVACGFQSLSHFSKCYRANFGLSPGQEIRGTHLLWTT
- a CDS encoding thioredoxin family protein, whose protein sequence is MNRRAFLTATAAALVLPHMASAFQVRTFSPALWDEVRVTDQVVILNFRTNWSLTCQIKQELIAQAISENPKYGSLQFIDVNWDTYGRSRMAERLKVARRSTLLVMKNGTEVARLVNAPEARKIRSLMDAALAAS
- a CDS encoding DMT family transporter; protein product: MDIKAIFMGVIFALIWSSAFTSARIIVADASPLASLSLRFFLTGMIGVALARMMGQSWNLTRDQWRATFVFGLCQNAIYLGLNFFAMQTVQASLASIIASTMPLMVAAAGWIVFRDRLPLAGMIGLLMGIVGVIIIMSARMDAGVDMRGVALCLIGAGSLTVATLSMRGASSGGNLMMVVGLQMFVGAAFLAVASALTETVRVTLTPELVVAFVYTMLAPGLLATYIWFALVQRIGAVKAATFHFLNPFFGVAIAAALLGEKLGAHDILGVAIIGLGILAVQLSRAAKT
- a CDS encoding HU family DNA-binding protein gives rise to the protein MAKPMTKTQLVAALAEDMGTDKKSAGAALDAVCALITREVSGGGAVTLPGVGKIYCRERPERMVRNPATGEQFKKEADKVVKMTIAKALKDSVNG